The Lolium rigidum isolate FL_2022 chromosome 2, APGP_CSIRO_Lrig_0.1, whole genome shotgun sequence genomic interval CTCGGGTCTGGGCTCTATTTTTATTGGTTGGAAGGCAAACCTATGTGAATGACTGGGCTGGGCTGAGCCGGGCTTGGGCTGTTTAGGTAGTCAGGGCTGAGCCGTAGTAGGGGTAGCATGGCCGGCCGCTGCATGGGCGTAGCAGCGTTCGGTAACCGGTACACACGTGTCCTGCTCCGGGCTGTCCACGGCACCGGAATCCTCCACCCATCTCTTTCTCTCCGCCCTTTTGGGATCCTCCGACCGAATcattgcgcgcatgcacactgccTTCGGTTGATAGCTCAGCTCGGCAGAAGAGTGAAACAATGACGCGACActtctcggcggcggcggcgggggtggtGCAGCGGTACTACTGCGGCGGCGCGTGCGACGGCCGGGAGGACGGCGCGGTGCAGGCCATGCTGCAGTGCCAGCGGGTGAGCGACTTCCTCATCGCCGCCGCCTACCTCTCCATCCCGCTCGAGCTCATCTACTTCGCCTCCTGCGCCGACCTCGCCCCGCTCAAGTGGCTCCTGCTGCAGCTCGCCTCCTTCGCCGTGCTCGGCGGCACGACCCACCTGCTCGCCGTCTTCTCCCACACCCACCCGCACTCATCCGGCCTCCTGctcgcctccaccgccaccaagcTCCTCGCGGCCCTCGTCTCCTTCGCCACCGCCGTCTCCCTCGTCATCTTCATCCCCCGCCTCATCCGCGCAAAGCTCCGGGAGGCGCTCCTGCGCGCCAAGGCCCGCCAGCTCGACCGCGACCTCGGCATCGTCCGCCGCCGCGTCGAGGCCACCTCCCGCGTCGTCCGCATGCTCGCCCACCACATCCGGAGCTCCCCGCCGCTCGACGCGCACACCATCCTCCACACCACCATGCTCCACCTCGCCGACGCCCTTGTGCTCCACAGCTGCGCCGTCTGGATGCCTGGCCACGACGCCGGCGCCGATCTCCACCTGGTGCACCAGCTCAGCCTCAGGGGCAAGGGCCCTGTCAGCGTCGTGCTGGGCTCGCAGCCTCCTATCTCCCCAGATGACCCCGACGTGGTCGACGTAATGGCCAGCGAGACCGCCAAGGTGCTCAGGCCACGCTCGGCACTCGCCACGGCAAGTAGCGGTGGCCTCCAGCCACCGGGAGCCGTGGCTGCCATAAGGATTCCCATGCTCAAGGTTTCCAATTTCGACGGGAGAAAGGCACCGGTGGCAAGCTCATATGCCATCTTGGTGTTGGTTCTTCGCAACAAGCTGGAAGGTTACACCAGTAGCAGAGAATGGGGCAGCCAAGACCTGGAGGTTGTGCAGGTGGTCGCCGATCAGGTCGCCGTGGCGCTCTCCCACGCGGCCGTCCTGGAGGAGTGGCAGGCCATGCGCGAAAGCTCGCCGAGCAGCACAGGGCCCTGCTGCACGCCAAGCACGAAGCCATGATGGCGACCAATGGTATCAACAACATCCAGAGCGCCATGTGCCACGGCATGCGAAAGCCGATGTACTCGATCATCGGGCTGCTCTCCATGGTGTCGCAGGTGGATAACATGAGCCCCGAGCAGAGGCTCGTGGCCGACACCATTGCCAGGACAAGCACCCTGTCCTTGGCACTGATGAACGATGTCGCCACGGAGACGTTGACAGTGAATCGCAGGCCATTCGGCCTCCACTCCCTGATCAAGGAGGCGATGAGCGTGGCGGGGTGCCTAGCCGGTTGCCAAGGAGTTGGTTTCTCCTACCAGCTGGAGAATTCCTTGCCGGCGTGGGTCGTCGGCGATGAGACGCGAGTCTTCCATCTCCTACTGCAAATGGTGGGTGCTCTGCTTAGCCAGCAGCGCAGCGACGCAGGGCGTCTCTTGTTCTCTGTCAGTACTTGCACTGCGGGCCAAGAGGATTGCATCCCGGCGCAGCCAAATCTGTCTCCAGGTTGCAGCATCTGTGTCAAGTTTCAGGTTACCATGGAAAGATCAACTGGGTGCAGCGAATCTCCCAGCAGACAGGTCTGCTCTCAGATCAGCCTGTGCAAGTTTCAGGCTGCGATGGAAAGATCAGTTGGGTGCAGCCGATCTCCTGGTAGACCGGGCAGCTCTGAGATCAGCATGTGCAAGAAGATTGTGCAGGTTGGTATACCAAAAGAAATTTTGTAGCTAACGCCTAACGGCTGTTTATTTGCACAGCTAGCTAACACATGACCTGAATGGTTCATTTCTTCAGATGATGAATGGTAGCATGCGGTCGGCATCAGATGGAGAAACCATCACCCTCTTTCTGCAGTTCCAGCTGCAGCAGTCAGTGTGTGCCGAACCCCATCGTCCGTTCCGCGCCTCGATGGCCTGAGGATCTTGCTCGCAGATGGCGATGGCATGAGCCAGGCGGTGACGCAGAAGCTCCTCGAGAAGCTTGGCTGCCAGGTCACACCAGTTTCGTCAGGAGCCCATTGCCTGACCTTACTGGGGAACGCCGACTCTTCTTTCCAACTCCTCTTTCTTGACCTTGACATGGATGCGTTTGAGGTGGCCCTCCGGATCAGGGAGCTCAGGAACAGGTGCTGGCTTCTCATTGTCGCAGCTCTCGCCGTGAGCGTCGACGACAGCGTCCGTGAGATGTGCCGTCAGTCGGGGATAAACGTCTGATCCAGAAACCCGTCACGCTGGCGGCACTGGGAGCTCAACTCTACAGAGTCCTTCGGAACTGATGATTGTATTGGTCTCAGGTATTGGTGCCTGTTTTGTATCCGTCACAAGGCAATGAGCTGATCCACAAGAATCATTAAGAGAAACATGAGGAAAGAACGACAAGAAGTATTGGTAGTTTCCAGTAGTTTGCACATATAGTTCATATTGATTCTGAGTGTAGTTTGCGAGAATGCATTTCGGAGGACGAAAACATGTATGTGCGGGAAAATAAAGGGGCGTGAACTAAAATCGAAAGTAGAGAAGGGGCAGCATACACTCACCAGCCACCAGGATAGGAGCAATATCCCACGGAGGAACAGGAGAATCTCCAACTGAGAATGTATGTTTTATGCAAGCATGTTATGTCTTGTGTTATGCTCTGTACTGTTGTATTGCTGCTGCTTGTACGATCTTATTATCATCAGGTTTCCTCACTGAAGCAGCATGCAATTTGCATTCGCTGGTACTTGCAAACGGTGCCGTCCTTGCACCAGTAGCACACACAAAACATAGCTTGGAGCAGAAAGAAAACTAAGGATGGAATAATTTCGGGGTAGAAAATAACAAGAAGGGGATCCAAAACTACTACAACACCATCTCTGGTTCTTGCTGGTCAGCAACCCATTAAAAAGATGAAGATGCATGAATCAAATTATCTTTATCACACCATCATCCATCAAGCAAACAATATTAGATCTACTGGATTCTTACAGTTGAAAAATGCAGAGCTAACATCACTGATACAGAAGTTGTCAAACAATTTACAAATCGGTTGAGCATCTGAATCATTTCCATGATCTTCTAAATCTAAAGAAAGAACAAAAGTAGCACCTATGAATCTAAAGTAAGTGATAGAGTCACTAGACGCAACAGACAGTCATGCACATTGTACTCTGCTACAGCATACCGACGCTGATCATTACTTGATAGGGCCTTGCCAGTCAGCAACATGCAGATCTACTAGATCAGCCGGCAGCGCACCTAGCTGGTTCGGCACACCTCATCAGCTTCTACCTGCAGGAGTGTTGGGACAACATGAGTGGATACAAACAAGGGAAGAAGATATCTCACAGACTCGCACAAAGTTTGCTCAGATTTTTTCTAAGAGTTGTGTGGCAGGCCGCAGGCATGGACAACCTAAACCAGCAACCGGAATTGAACTGATGAACTTGACATACAGTAAGCTCTGATAAGTAGATGTAATATCTTCCGCAATTTCAACGAAAGCTGATGAAATCTTTAGTAAACAACGAGGGTAACAAACATTAAGGATCATTGTTTTATgtagggttgaaaatgaaacGGAAACGGACGGAACAATGCTTTATCGTTTTTGTTTCCCTCTATCTTATCGGAATCGAAAATGAAATCGGAAACCCCGGAAACGAATATGAAAACGGAAATCATCGGATATGAATACAGAACGAAAACGTAGCGGATACGTTACGAAAACGAATATTTGCCACAACACAATGCGGTATAATACCGATTTGTAGACAGAAAGACAcacataaataaaataataataagaCAAGATATATCACTTAACTTCGACAAGCGGCAATTCAACATAAAGTAACACACATAGTTTAACGGCTGCATGCACACGTAATTATACAAAGTGATTAGGGTTAGAGTAATTAGTGGACTTGATACGTGGCCGGGTCCAGGTTCATGTGTAAATATAGGCCTACTAAATGCACGAGCCTCTCTAGGTTATATTTTCGAAAACTTTCCGTATTTATTTTTCCAAAATTTCCTTCTGCCGTTTTCCTTTCCGTCGGAAAGAACTCCCTCGTTTTTTTTCCGTTTCCGTTTAAGATTTTATCGTTTCCATTTCTTTTCCTCCAAATGCCGCTTCCTTTTCCGTATTTGGCCAtccatttcctttttcttcggaAACAGAAGGAAAGTTTCCCTTCCATTTTCAACCCTAGTTTTATGAAAGACGGAAATACTCGCTCTAAATGGAGTTGAAGGCAAGGACCTACATATCCCAAGTAGGTACAAGACGAGAGTTCCACTGCGCTCGGATCACTGACCAAAGACTACGATGAGATGGTAAATTCAGATAATGCAAGAAAGCTTACTATGAAGTTATGAACTTCACTATAAACCTGCAGCCGGTCACAAAAGAGATGGAAGTCCTATAATTATTGAATCAGCACTGTAGATATTCAGAAGATATTTCAATTGGGGTTTTTAAGATGACTCGGGTGCTCTCAGGAGTATGAAACCAATATTACCAATGTATAGATAGATTATCCTTCTACGCTTTTGCATGGACCAAGAGTTCCAGACAGCACCACACAGATTGTAACACACATTGCGAACATAAAGTGTTTCTGCGTTGGTTGTACCTTAATATTAGGTAATGTCAGTATACATAAATAAGCTGGCAGGCTCTTATACCCAAGCAGGATGCATTGCATTTGAATCAGAGATTGAGCTATGAAATGCTCTAGACTTGGGCAAGCAAACAAACCGAAACCTTTTTTTAATGTGGCAAAAGGTTTGCTGTTTCATTGATTAAGATAGAAAAGGAAGCATAGTTCAGTACAAGGCCGAGGCCAAAACCTAAAACTCCAAGAAACCAACCTATTTTAGCTCGCTCAAGCTTAGCTCTCTCACAGTTTTTCTGAGAAGATGTTACTTTCTTGTAGTGAAAGGGAGCATAATGCAGAATTTTACAATATATTCAAGCATCGGAAAGCGGCAGTTTATGTACTAATTCTGTGTAAAAATAAGTTATACCACACACCGGTGCTAttatttttgacaaaaaaaatccaGTAACCAGcatgaaaactctatccaatcaaCTTTACTGTAATTGAGCCTAACAGACACTAAACAACAGAATGCGCAGCAACTGCAAACTGATTACCCAGCAAGAAGTTAAACTAGTGAAGCAAAGAGCCTAGCTTCCCTGCAGATCAGATGCAAGGTGACAGTTGACAGCCATACCCGAGCTAGGGGCCGAGGCCCTTAATGGCGTCGAGCAGCAAGCCATAGACGTCCTTAGCCAGATCGTGCCGCCTCATCTGCGAGCGCACTTCTGCATCAAGCTGCTGCCTCCACCTGGTTTCGATCGACCTCGCGTTTTCTGTTCCTAGCAGCGACAGACCCTTCTCCAGGGACACGCCGGACAGCGCCAGACCATTGGTCTTCCAGTACGCGTCGAGCACCTCGGTGGCTACCGGGAGCATGGCTGCCGCGTCCGGGACAGTGCGGCGCTCCCTGTCCCTGGCCTGTTCTTCCACCGGTGACGGTGAGTTGTCCTCGTCAGACAGGCCGACGCGGGCGCCCCAGACCTTGCCGCAGAGGTCGCGCACGCGGAGCTCGTGCTTGcccgcggcggcggacggcgccGCGTGCTCGTACTTGCTCTTGAGCCGCTTCAGCTTGTAGTAGACCTTGTCCTGGTCGATGTGCGGGGAGAGGGAGCCCCTGAGGTACCCGAAGAGCGCGCCCATGTCCGGGAGCCGCGGGACGTGCCCGTTGCGCgcgcggaaggcggcggcgccggtCAGGAGCGCCACCTCGTCGGCGTCGCTCCAGAGGCGCTGGACCGCGCCGTAAGATCTGGACCCCAGGGCCGCGCGGGGCGcgcccgccgccagcaccgccagcgccgccgcctcctggaaCGCGCGGGGCCTGCGCGCCGCCGCGGCGGAGGGCGACGCCGAGCCCTGGAGCGCGCGGGGCCGGCGCGCGGTCACCGCGGCGGATTCGGGGCCCGCGCGGCGCCTGCGCTTGCGCTCGCTCTTGCGGGGGCTCGGGCTGGGCTCCGGGCGGCGGTCGTCCAGGCGGAACCTGGGGCGGGACGAGCGCATCGTCGAcccgggaggggagggggaggaggaggcgctccGGCCGTCGGCTTCCATGGCGCTCGGGAACCGGTTCCGGGATGGCAACGGCGCGGACGTGGGCTTTGGCGTGCGCGTCGTGGCCTAGTGGGTTGTAGAGTGCTCGGGTTGGCCAGACCAGAGGCAGACCAGAGCGACTCTACTGTTCATGTCGGTTTTGTTTTAGACAGAAAATCCTACTCCTGACTTGTGTAGGATCCTCTCGTTAGGTTCAGGTGAGATCAGaaaaatgggataaaattgtgcAACATACTTATGGACTGTACCTACAACTCAAAAAAATAGCTCAAAACTCAATCAACATTTAGAGAGCTAAAAAAGATAAGAGGTAGTTGCACCACTAGTATAACAACTTGTCTTctatgtgcattttcatacaacATGTTTGAAAGTGTGCTGCAACTGGTACAAAACGATGCCAGTGAAAGTCATACAATTCAATCTGGTGGCGACACGTGGCCGTTTCCAGGCGGGAGATGAGTCTTTTTGATACAGCACTCGAAGAAATCTGATAATTGCGAACAAGTCCTCGAGGTCTCTCTCTCTATAACAACGCACACACCACGCATGACGTAAGGTGGTTTCCTTTCTCGTCGTGGTGCGAAGTTGGCGACGACGGAGGCGATTTTGTGGGCGGGGGCGGAGGAGATGGCCGACGATCCTCGCCGGTGACAGTGCTGCGAGGAACCTCCGCACTACGGTAAGCCTCGTCATCTTCTCTATTTCTCGTCTTCTTCTCCGTGGAGCTGCGCGATGGCCATGGATGTCGCCAAGAAGATGTTGGCCATATGTGAATGATTTGAGGCGCAAAATTAGTCGAAATCGTCGTTGTAGTGCTTAAGGATTGGTTTGGGAAAGGTTTTGACCGATATGGTTGATTTTTTTTGGTGGCAAATAAACTTGATCGGGAAAGCTTCGATTTTTTCAGATGAACAAGTCGATTCAGATCCGATGAATGCATCTACTCCATTACTGCTATTGTGTTTGTAACAATGTAGCAGTAATTCATGTATTTTTACACAGTTAAGGTCCAAATTGAAGCTGCACAGGTTAACTGAATATCAAGTTTGCACTTTTAATCGAATTTTGATAGTTGCGATGCTAAGCGAATTTTGACACTTGCATTCTGTGCAGATGATCCTGACAGGTTTACAATTGAGATGGATCACAATGAGTTTTTCTGTGGTCTCAAGGAGCATTTGCAATTTGTTTGTGTTGCAACACTGATACTTTCTCACTTCAGTGTCTTGAGGATTTTGTTAAGCAAGGAGGAAATGAGATGACAAACAAAACAAAGTTCTACTGGTGTGTTCCTAGGAGTGACATGAGAGATGAATTGTGTCTTATTCAGAATGATGGTGACATTGTTCCAATGATGGCTGCTCTAAGAGATGTGAAGACACTGTCAATTATGGTGGATCATAACAATTTTTTGCAGGGGCTCAGGGCTCAGGACAGATGTCATTGTGCCAATTCCTAGCAAATACACATGAGTTGGAGATGCTGCAGAGCAAGAGAAAGAGAAATGGAAAGAGATTGATGAAGAATTGTCTCCTCTGCATGTCTTTCATCAACAGAGTTACATAGTGAGGATGAGGATGATGGTGACACTGACAGTAATTTCTATGACAGGTGATTGTGATGCGGAAGATGCTCGATGATGATCTCGTTTCTAGATAAAATTGACAATGATTTTAATGACAACAATGAGTGCACGAGAGATAGTTGAGTGTGAGGATGATGCTAGTCTTGATCATGATAATTTGAAACTGACAAATGAGCAACAGAAGCTTCTGGAATACAAGTTCAAAGAATTCAACCATGTAGTTGACATGGCAACCCATGTCTTCAAAGTAGGCATGTTATTTTCTAGCATGGCTGAATTTAGGAAGGCTTTGACAACTTATGGTGTGAATGAGAGAGTTAAGATTATGAAGTCAAGGAATGAAGCAACTAGGCTTGAGGCTCATTGTGAGAGGTACTGGGAGTTGAAGTCACTGACAGCTCCTTTCCTCACTCAAATATTCATTGATGTATTTAGAGATAAccaaaaactaggattgcaagcaTTTGCAACCAAAGTTCAAAGAAAATTCAATATGTGCCCAAACATATTTAAATTAGGAAGGGAAGGAAGGCAACACTTAGCATAATTCATGGGGATAAAAAGGAGCAGTTTGCCCTATTACGTGACTATGGTCAGGAATTGAGGAGATCAAACCCTGGGTCGAGATTTTTCCTAAGCACCAACCAAATTACCGAAGCTGCAGATCCTGTTCCCAAAGAGCATCTGACCACATTATATTGGTCATATGATGCATGTAAGAGGGATTTCTTGGAAGGTTGCAGGCCTCTGATATGCATAGATGGATGTCACATTAAAACAAGATCCAAAGGAAATATGTTGACTACTATTAGCATTGATCCAAATGACTGCATCTATCCTATTGCAATGGGACTATTAAAAGTTGAGCGCACTAGCTCATGGGAATGGTTCTTGGCAACACTAAGGGATAATTTGGGAATTACAAACACATGCCCTTTCACAATCATGAGTGACAGGCAGAAGGTATGTAAACCAAAATTCATAACATAACATTACATTATATCTTTATTCAGAGAAACTAGGACACTGAAACTAGATCAAACTAGGACAAACTAGGACACTAAAACTAGATCAAACTAGGACACTGAAACTAGATCAAACTACAACACATGGCTACCATTCATCAACCTTGCCCTTGCCTTTACCAGTCACTGCCTCTTTGACCTTCTTCGTGCCATTCTTTAGCCAGCACAAGATAACCCCAGCTTTAACCTTTTCTTGAAGATTTGGTGGCACATAGTAGGGCAGCAGCTCTATGGGTCCTCCTTCCCTCGACTTGGGGTAGGCATGTTATTTTCTAGCATGTCCATGGAGACGGATGGTGCGACGTCGTGTCGTTGTAGAGCCGACGACCGCCGCTGCGTCCGCGCACATGAGTTCATCGCCCGAACTCATGTCTTCATCTGACACGGTTTCTTGATGCGGTGGCGCGCGCGCCCTGCGGTTCCTCCAAGATGTGCGAGGCACTTGAGTAGGGCACTTGTGGGTGCGGTTCCACTTTTCGCCGCACGTGAAGCACTGCCCCTTGGACTTGCGGAACGCCACGAGAGCTTCCAGCTTGTCGTCCCAGCGAGTCGCGTCGCTTTTCTTCACTTCCTCTCCCCGGACTGGTAGCTTGGCCCTGTCCGTATTATGGTTGGTACGGTAGCTGGAACGCCCTGAATATCGATGCAGTTGTTGTTGCTTGACATTCTCGTGCTCCGTTTCCTGCAATTGTGCCAGAAGACTAGCAGTATCGACATCATCTGGAAGGTGCAGTAACACAGGAGCACGAATTTTAAGCAGCAGTTTTTTTTTTGGTGTTGCATATATAACAGAGATGTGTGTTGTCAAAAAAAATTAGGATTTTTAAACATGTTTTTTGTCTTAAAAAAATTAATCTATCCTATCAAAAACAAGATCTACCCAAGTTATCCGCCCGTACCGATACCCGCTAAATCCTCTGAATCGTCAGGATGGATTCGACCTCAAAAGGAAATATCTTTATTTCGttgcaacaaatgctatccaatagaaagtgaaaacacacaaGTCTCTCAACAAAGAACCAGTAAAACCTCCAAAATAAAAACACAACAAATTTTCATTTGAAATCCGTTCTTGATTCACGTGCAAACTCTGACTAATATGCACACACACGAGACAAACAAACAATTGATTCACGTTGCTGGGCTTTTATGGTTCCTTGTCCTCCATCCTGAGTGAAGCTAGCCCACCAAAACGCAGATGGAGGCCCATTCGGGACAAGGCAAAGGAGGCAGGCATGGGCACTGTTTGGGCCAGAAGTAGGCATGTCTAAGAAAAAACCAGAAAACTACCAAAATTTAGGTAGAAAAGGTCTCATTTTCGTCCCATTTCCGTCGTGTCTTAGTGGATTCCTTTGGTTTTTCCGGTTCAGCCCGAATAGGCACGAATTAGGACGGTTTAGTCCGGTTTGCCTAGTACGAGGCCATAGTTTGGCACGGTTTTCTAGTCTATCTCGCTGCGAGGCTAGTTTGGGACCGCTACAAGGCCTCTTTCAATGAAATTGACGTGGTGTTGCCTACAACGCTACTGTTGGGATCCTCCTTATGCATGCTTTGCTGTTTGAGAACTCGATCCAACAATACTGACAGTTAAACTAATAGACGTGTCCCAGCGGCCGACGGGACTATCGGGACGATGATGGGAAGTACATAACTTCTAGCTAGCAAGATATTTGTACGTAGTTAACAAATACTGGTGCATGGATAATGCTATGTATTTATGCACACTCAACAAAACTGGGAAATATGGAAATGTGGGCGTGTCATGCACAACGCTCCGCGGCGGATTCGGGGCCCGCGCGGCGCCTGCGCTTGCGCTCGCTCTTGCGGGGGCTCGGGCTGGGCTCCGGGCGGCGGTCGTCCAGGCGGAACCTGGGGCGAGACGAGCGCATCGTCGACCCGGgatgggagggggaggaggaggcgctccGGCCGTCGGCTTCCATGGCGCTCGGGATGGGTGGCAACGGCGCGGGCGTGGGTGCGGGCTTTGGCGTGCGCGTCGTGGCCTAGTGGGTTGTAGAGTGCTCGGGTTGGCCAGACCAGAGGCAGACCAGAGCGACTCTACTGTTCATGTCGGT includes:
- the LOC124690774 gene encoding STOREKEEPER protein-like; translated protein: MEADGRSASSSPSPPGSTMRSSRPRFRLDDRRPEPSPSPRKSERKRRRRAGPESAAVTARRPRALQGSASPSAAAARRPRAFQEAAALAVLAAGAPRAALGSRSYGAVQRLWSDADEVALLTGAAAFRARNGHVPRLPDMGALFGYLRGSLSPHIDQDKVYYKLKRLKSKYEHAAPSAAAGKHELRVRDLCGKVWGARVGLSDEDNSPSPVEEQARDRERRTVPDAAAMLPVATEVLDAYWKTNGLALSGVSLEKGLSLLGTENARSIETRWRQQLDAEVRSQMRRHDLAKDVYGLLLDAIKGLGP